The nucleotide sequence NNNNNNNNNNNNNNNNNNNNNNNNNNNNNNNNNNNNNNNNNNNNNNNNNNNNNNNNNNNNNNNNNNNNNNNNNNNNNNNNNNNNNNNNNNNNNNNNNNNNNNNNNNNNNNNNNNNNNNNNNNNNNNNNNNNNNNNNNNNNNNNNNNNNNNNNNNNNNNNNNNNNNNNNNNNNNNNNNNNNNNNNNNNNNNNNNNNNNNNNNNNNNNNNNNNNNNNNNNNNNNNNNNNNNNNNNNNNNNNNNNNNNNNNNNNNNNNNNNNNNNNNNNNNNNNNNNNNNNNNNNNNNNNNNNNNNNNNNNNNNNNNNNNNNNNNNNNNNNNNNNNNNNNNNNNNNNNNNNNNNNNNNNNNNNNNNNNNNNNNNNNNNNNNNNNNNNNNNNNNNNNNNNNNNNNNNNNNNNNNNNNNNNNNNNNNNNNNNNNNNNNNNNNNNNNNNNNNNNNNNNNNNNNNNNNNNNNNNNNNNNNNNNNNNNNNNNNNNNNNNNNNNNNNNNNNNNNNNNNNNNNNNNNNNNNNNNNNNNNNNNNNNNNNNNNNNNNNNNNNNNNNNNNNNNNNNNNNNNNNNNNNNNNNNNNNNNNNNNNNNNNNNNNNNNNNNNNNNNNNNNNNNNNNNNNNNNNNNNNNNNNNNNNNNNNNNNNNNNNNNNNNNNNNNNNNNNNNNNNNNNNNNNNNNNNNNNNNNNNNNNNNNNNNNNNNNNNNNNNNNNNNNNNNNNNNNNNNNNNNNNNNNNNNNNNNNNNNNNNNNNNNNNNNNNNNNNNNNNNNNNNNNNNNNNNNNNNNNNNNNNNNNNNNNNNNNNNNNNNNNNNNNNNNNNNNNNNNNNNNNNNNNNNNNNNNNNNNNNNNNNNNNNNNNNNNNNNNNNNNNNNNNNNNNNNNNNNNNNNNNNNNNNNNNNNNNNNNNNNNNNNNNNNNNNNNNNNNNNNNNNNNNNNNNNNNNNNNNNNNNNNNNNNNNNNNNNNNNNNNNNNNNNNNNNNNNNNNNNNNNNNNNNNNNNNNNNNNNNNNNNNNNNNNNNNNNNNNNNNNNNNNNNNNNNNNNNNNNNNNNNNNNNNNNNNNNNNNNNNNNNNNNNNNNNNNNNNNNNNNNNNNNNNNNNNNNNNNNNNNNNNNNNNNNNNNNNNNNNNNNNNNNNNNNNNNNNNNNNNNNNNNNNNNNNNNNNNNNNNNNNNNNNNNNNNNNNNNNNNNNNNNNNNNNNNNNNNNNNNNNNNNNNNNNNNNNNNNNNNNNNNNNNNNNNNNNNNNNNNNNNNNNNNNNNNNNNNNNNNNNNNNNNNNNNNNNNNNNNNNNNNNNNNNNNNNNNNNNNNNNNNNNNNNNNNNNNNNNNNNNNNNNNNNNNNNNNNNNNNNNNNNNNNNNNNNNNNNNNNNNNNNNNNNNNNNNNNNNNNNNNNNNNNNNNNNNNNNNNNNNNNNNNNNNNNNNNNNNNNNNNNNNNNNNNNNNNNNNNNNNNNNNNNNNNNNNNNNNNNNNNNNNNNNNNNNNNNNNNNNNNNNNNNNNNNNNNNNNNNNNNNNNNNNNNNNNNNNNNNNNNNNNNNNNNNNNNNNNNNNNNNNNNNNNNNNNNNNNNNNNNNNNNNNNNNNNNNNNNNNNNNNNNNNNNNNNNNNNNNNNNNNNNNNNNNNNNNNNNNNNNNNNNNNNNNNNNNNNNNNNNNNNNNNNNNNNNNNggggggggggggggggggtgcagggagagaaagagggtgCTGACCTTGGCCCCACAATCTGCACCCTTCAGCACACAGAAGCCAATGAAGACAGGGTCCGCCATTTTAACGAGGATGTTATCCACACAGTACACGTGGACGTACTGTACTCCACGGCGCTCCATGTCCCCCAAAATCCCATTGTCCACCAGGGCTCGGTACAAACCACCATTGCCATCTGAAcacaaaggagaggagagggaaggggatgCATGGCAAAAGAGCATGGCCTGCACTCAGCTAGGCTAGGAGTGACAGGGGTGAGCATTAAAGACCCTCAGCTCAGCCTACGGCTCCCACGAGGAATGCCAGCCTGGATTATTGTCCTGCCACGAAGCAAGGCTTCAAGCCTAGGTCACTGCAGCCCAATTCTAACTGCTAAGCTAGAACCCACAGACCAACGGACTATACTATCTCACTGGAAGATGGGCAAGACTGGTATTAATGGGGGGaatcagtgaactgagagccaggcctagagatgggaggtcttaagttccaatgtgacctcagacatttctagtCCTAAttgcttgtctgccttggaaccaatacacagtgttgattctaagatggaagagaagggtttaaaaaaaaaaaaaaaaaagactagtatTAATGCCCTCAGCAGACAACTAATAAAACCAAGGACCAGAGAAATTTAAAGAtctgttcagggtcacacaagttaTTAGTAGGATGGAATCTTAAGTAGCATTTTGTTTTATACCTCTCAGATtcatataatattctatattataaCATTTAGGTCTATTCACTTctattagactataaattccctgagggcaaggactatatcATCTAAACTTTGTTTCTTCCCCCCCTGCACAGTGCACAGTGATATCCATACACTAGAAAAGTACactgaataaagaaataaatcagaACTCAGGTCTCTTTGATTTTGGACTCAAAACTCTTGTCCctgtctcccttctccaatcttcTTGGATGGTCAAACACTCAAAAGGCAAGTCTGGGCAGTATACCTGGGGCCATTGCAACCTTGTCCTTCCTCTCCAGAATGGCCTGGCCATTGAAATTCACAGCTGGCAACATCCTCTGCTCAAACATGACCACATTGGCTGGGTCCAGCTGGAAGAAattgttttccttaaaaaattcaACTGTTGGCTTCAGAGTAAATTCACTGGTCATGATGTACCTATGGGAAGGAGAGTGGAAAGAACTTGAGTGGGAGAAACAAGTCACATCCCAGACACTAGGGcaaatggaagaggaaagaacTATGCATTTGAAGCTAAAAACAGAGACCAGTCATAGAATCAGTGGACAGACTAGGGGTCAGGGGAAGAGGTGGGTCTCAGCAAAAGTATATTGACCTGAATACAATAGATAAAAAAATCCCCAGTCCCTTCAGAGGGAGGACATTTCAGACCCAGGGATATTAGTCATTTTTATGCACCCCACGAACAGGAGGTATTCTAGGaggtagagaagaggaagaggaagagaaaggaaagaagaaaaaaaaaaaaaaaaccctagataGCAAAGAGCAAAGaaacccaccaggggacagtgcaAGATGTGTTGTGTCTTTGGCCAGCCAGCTGCTCCACTCGGCGGATGCGCTCAGCCTGGAGTTCATAGAGGGTCTTCCCACTAGGTAGGCCCACCCGGTACATGCCTTTGGGATAGGTCACTCCCAGGCGAGTGCCTTGACCCCCAGCAAGTAGAAGGACAGCCACCTTGTTCTGAGCAATCTGGTGAAAACCTGAAGGGAGGGAAGAATCAGGAACTATGATCTATTAATTGTCCTTTCCAGTCAGAGCCACATGCATGTCCATCTCTCCACAGCAGGACATGTCTGCCCTTAAGACTATCATTGCTATATgatttacatgacttcacatgtatagttatatcatattgcttgccttctcaaggagtaaGGGAGAGGCTggtgggagagaatttagaactccaaaaaaatttttaaatgaatgttacaaaataaataatttaagattaTCATTTCAAAGGAGACAAGAACCTTCTGTGTACACTGCCACATGAGGATGGGCATTGAATAAATACTTCTGATAGTAGGGGAACCCATAAGTAACCATTTAGCCTCTCTGCCagtcttttcccctcccccccctttcctttccttctctacagTACTTGCTTTGCCCAGGAGCCACTGAGGCCACAGCTTGGAGGAATCTACTTCCTGAAGGGAAAACTCTGCTCCTGTTCCCCCAACACACACTCATTTTGAACAAAAACCCCGTTGAGTTTCCTCCTCTTGGTTTTTCTGAGTTGATCTTGTAGCTACATTCAGATCCTTTGGATACCCCTCAATTCTTGTCTCCCTGTAGGGAGGAAAGAGGCTTAGGCAGGAACTATGTAATTGTTCATCCCTGAATGTCTACCAACAGATCAGGGACAGCAGAAGATAAAAAAAGGAGAACTAATTCCTATGTACCACAATGAATGAACGGACTGTTTGTATGGGGAAAGTGCTATTTTCGgggtcagagaacttgggtttgaaCCTCAGCTCTGCCaaccttctgagcctcagtttcttcatcttcagaATGAAGGGATCACTAATTCCATAGGCCTGACAATGAAGCATGCTGCCCTTCTCATGATGGAGGTGATGGACTTaagatacagaatgagacatgGATTTTTTGAGACAgccaatgtagaaatttgtttggctttgctatgcatatttgttacaagggttttgttttgcttcctaATGGGAGGgcaatggagaaagagaaaatatatgcttttgttcatttttgtctgtttgttaaatttttttaaaaagaaaaataattaaatgaagattttggactagatgacatttaaagtcccttccagttgtaAATTATCCCTTGATCCCATTTCTTCTCTGGATATAAGAGTAGAAATCTCTAGTATCCAAGAGCAGCATAGTGTGAACTCATTACCGAGCTCAGGGGATCTGAGGGTAGCAAGAGCCTGCTCTTTGCAAATTATCCATCCTAATACCTCATGATGTCAGGATGAACTAATGTACAAGTGGTCTTGGCTTCAGTATAATCCcaacaaaaagaattaaaattagtcAAAGACCTGGGGCCCTAGGCCTTGCCTCTTCTCCCCAGAAGCACCCATCCCTTGCCACTGAGAGCCAACATTGTCCATGTGTTGAGTAAAAGC is from Gracilinanus agilis isolate LMUSP501 chromosome 2, AgileGrace, whole genome shotgun sequence and encodes:
- the UAP1L1 gene encoding UDP-N-acetylhexosamine pyrophosphorylase-like protein 1, encoding MVSEEEIRARLERAGQSHLLRFWAELEPAGRASLLTDLALLDPDELREHCQRAAKACAQVEGPVEGLDSRMKPVQPEFLGSVRKSDPQTLKRWEEEGFHQIAQNKVAVLLLAGGQGTRLGVTYPKGMYRVGLPSGKTLYELQAERIRRVEQLAGQRHNTSCTVPWYIMTSEFTLKPTVEFFKENNFFQLDPANVVMFEQRMLPAVNFNGQAILERKDKVAMAPDGNGGLYRALVDNGILGDMERRGVQYVHVYCVDNILVKMADPVFIGFCVLKGADCGAKGYDVIRPMLYEDDFTVGTENSVLCEISPLVSYFGEGLEGYLKDEDIHSPFLLDEKKAKLLEKA